In Solanum pennellii chromosome 7, SPENNV200, the following are encoded in one genomic region:
- the LOC107025205 gene encoding 3-hydroxyisobutyryl-CoA hydrolase-like protein 5: MAIISIPSSTTMFPLPQQVLRQNREVVMAEEIGCARMLTLNRPNDLNYVSGKVALTLGQNFEKYENDDNADFVIIKGAGRTFSAGGDLHMFYDGRNTRDSCLEGTYRMYWLCYHIHTYKKPHIALVHGMSVGGGASLMAPMKFSVVTEKAFSSTPEINIGFHPDCGFSYMLPRLPGRLGEYLGLTGQKLRGKEVVAAGLATHFVPSQKLFQLEKRLMSLKNGDEDTIRSVINEFSSNIHIDERSILNKLSIINECFSKDSVEEIIESFEAEASRKGNDWIMPVLKSLKRASPTALKITLRSIREGRTQTISECLRREFRISINIQRAIISGDFYEGIRAQVIDKDKSPKWNPSTLDKVHDDQLDLIFKPFEDHDLELQIPINEEELYRWRGKYENSSYSHLNQVNVQKAFRSVSSRESVFV, encoded by the exons ATGGCAATAATATCTATTCCTAGTAGCACCACAATGTTTCCATTGCCTCAACAAGTATTGAGACAAAATAGAGAG GTTGTTATGGCTGAGGAAATCGGTTGCGCTAGAATGCTCACCTTGAATCGGCCTAatgatttaaattatgtatCAGGCAAAGTG gCATTAACACTCGGGCAGAACTTTGAGAAATATGAGAATGATGACAATGCTGATTTTGTAATCATCAAG GGGGCTGGTCGTACTTTTTCTGCTGGTGGAGACTTACATATGTTCTATGATGGACGAAACACAA GGGATTCTTGCCTTGAAGGTACTTATAGAATGTATTGGctttgctaccacattcatactTACAAGAAACCGCATATTGCTCTTGTTCATGGAATGTCAGTGGGTGGGGGTGCATCCTTGATGGCTCCAATGAAATTCTCTGTCGTCACTGAGAAAGCG TTTAGTTCTACTCCTGAAATAAATATAGGGTTCCATCCAGACTGTGGCTTCTCATATATGCTTCCGCGTCTTCCAGGACGACTAG gGGAATACTTGGGCTTAACAGGACAAAAACTAAGGGGTAAAGAAGTGGTTGCTGCTGGACTAGCCACTCATTTTGTTCCTTCACAG AAATTATTTCAGTTAGAGAAGCGTTTGATGAGCCTAAAAAATGGTGATGAGGATACAATTAGATCAGTCATCAATGAATTTTCCTCAAATATTCACATTGATGAAAGAAGTATCTTGAACAA GTTGTCCATAATCAATGAGTGTTTCTCCAAGGATTCTGTGGAGGAAATTATTGAGTCATTT GAAGCTGAAGCAAGCAGAAAAGGAAATGATTGGATTATGCCAGTACTTAAAAGCCTAAAGAGAGCATCTCCAACAGCTTTAAAAATAACATTGAGATCG atacgAGAAGGAAGGACACAAACTATATCTGAATGTTTGAGGAGAGAATTTAGAATTTCAATAAACATACAACGAGCCATAATATCTGGTGACTTTTATGAG GGCATAAGGGCTCAGGTAATTGACAAGGATAAGTCTCCAAAG TGGAACCCTTCAACTCTTGACAAAGTGCATGATGATCAACTTGACTTAATCTTCAAGCCATTTGAAGATCATGACTTGGAACTTCAAATTCCTATTAATGAAGAAGAATTATACAg GTGGagaggaaaatatgaaaattctaGCTATTCTCATCTCAACCAAGTGAACGTTCAAAAGGCATTCCGATCAGTGTCGTCTCGTGAAAGTGtctttgtataa